The following is a genomic window from Prevotella sp. E13-17.
GATGGCCGTTAAGTACCTGTATGGCGCCACTTGTCTTGTGGGCAGTCTGTTCCTGTTACTACTGATGTTGTGGCATGTTCAGCCGGTTCGTTCAACGCTGAAGCACATACCCTACTGGAACAAAATAGGAAAGGAGATTAGAAAAGAAATGGGGGCAAGCGAAAAATCATAGGGGTAAAGGACTGGATTTCCCCCGACCCTCGGGAGGGTCGGGGTGGGGTTGTTGGTCGGGATAGGAACAGTTTCGCACTGTCATAGTGCTGCTTTCGTCTTGTTATAGTTCCGCTTTTGCGTTGTCATAGCTTTACTTTTGATGTTCGTCCAGCCCTTAGATGTGGCGCATCCAGCCCCTGGAACGGGTCGTTTTAGCCCCTGGATGCGGTTGTTCTAAGGGCTGGATGTAGAGCATCCAGGGGCTAGACCAGAAATAATAGCTTCGGTTTTAGACTTTAGAAACGCCTCTTCTAGACATTAGAAAACGTGCTTTTAGACTTTAAAAACGACCCTTTTCAGACTCTGTATTTGCTCGCTGTAAGTTCGGTGAGATATTCTTTATTTCATCTTTTCCCCAATATGATGTCGAGTACGTCACCAAGCTACTCGCCATATTTGAGAAAGACGGATTGGTTACGCGTATAGCCAAAAGAGTGTATGTTAAGGCACGTAAGACACGTTTTGGCATCCTTTACCATTCGGCTTACGAATTAGTGAAAGAAATTGCTATTTTTCTGACTACCGGATCTGGGCGAAAATTGAAATTAGGGAATCGAACAGTGACACTGAAACTTGGGGCTCCCAAGAACTTTGCATTCCGAGGACGTTTGATGCCAGAATTGGTACAGGCATTACGCAGCATTGGTGAGCATAACATCACTCAGGATGTTGAAGCGAGGATTGGACAACTGTTCACGGAAAATACGACGAATAGGTCAACAAAATGACTTAAAATAATCAAATATCTTATGCTTTTCCGTCAAAACTCTTGCGGAAAATCTCAAAAAGGTGTATATTTGCACCGTGTAAAATCTCAAAAAGGTGTAAAATATGGAAGTCCAGAAATCGCAAAAAGGTGCGGATGACATCATTATGAAGCGTAAAATATATCAGCAACTTTATGGGTCACCTGTATAACCGCGTGGATTAACCAAAAATCTTAACCAGTCTGAAGATGAAGAATTTCTTGTCAATAACACCTCTTAGCTGAGCCCTGAAGTCCTTGATTTTTGCATTGAGCGATTCTGCCGATGCATTGGCCGACCTGTTGACAAAGTAGTTGAGGATTTCATCCTCTCTGTCGTACATGGCTGTCGCTTTGTCATCGTAGATGCTGTCAACCAGCCGCAAGTTATTGCATTCTATGAGAAAAATTTCTTTAGATCTCTAAAAATAAATATTATGATGATAAGTAAAATTTTGAGAGACAGTTTTAGGAGGATACTTCCTGCATCCTTTGTGAGTAGGTCTGCTATAATGCTGCTCGCCACACTCCTGCTCACCATGACCGCGCAGACGGCGAGGGCAGCAGACCTGACCATCACCACAATTGATGGTTGGAAAAATTTTGCACGCGCTGTTGCTGACGGCACAGACTACAGCGGTATGACCGTAGCGCTGGGAGCCGACCTCGACTTTACAAGTACAACCTTCAATGGAGACTACTCAGTTGGCTTCAATTTAGGAGGCGGTTGGGGACAGGATTCAAAACCTTTCAAAGGCACTTTCGATGGCTGCGGACACACCATCAAAAACGCTACCATCACAGACATTAAGATGATATATAACTTCAACTGTCTCGGTGCCATCTTCTGGATTAACGAGGGTACAATCAAGAACACCCATTTCGAGAATATCACCGTTAACGGCCAAGGTAGTTATACTGCCATTGTGGCAAAAGAAAACAAGGGTACTATTGAAGACTGCACCATTTCGGGACGTGTTAATAGGCATTCGGGAAATTACAATAATACAGGTGGCGTGGCCTATAGTAATAGCGGAACTATCCGCAACTGTGTTGTGAACATTATCAACCCTACTGGTGGCATGATAACAAGCGCTGGTAGCGGTGCCATCACCAATGTTTATACCACTTCCGACAGCCAAGGCTGGGAGCAGGGCACTCGAATCTACAAGTTTGTGGCGGTAGAAAACGGCGGCGTGACATCCATTACGCCTTCCACCGAAGCAGTCGGAACCTTCAGCGGCAATAAATACTATACCGCAGGAACAGAGGTTACCTTCGCCGTGGCGGTTGAGTCAGGAAAAACCGCCGACCCGATATTTTGCAACGGAACAGCGGTCGGCAGGGGAGCGGGCGGCGCTTATACATACACCGTCACCGCCGAGGACATAAAGGTGCAGACAAAGGAGTCGTTGCCTACTCGGAGCATCAACATTGCAAGTGTCTCCGGCGGCACTATGTCGGCCAATCCGCCAAGCGCGACAGCTTACCAAGAGATTACCCTAACAGCATCGCCTGCCAGCGGCTACTTGCTGAACGGAGTAACGGCATCCGACGGGACCAATCCCGTCAGCATCAGTTATCAGCCATGGTACAAGCAAGTGAATACAGCCACATTTATCATGCCCAATGCCGACGTTACCGTCACGCCGACCTTTACCGCAATTGCGAATACCAACAACGAGTTTTCTGTCAACATACCAGCAACGGGGACGGAGACAGGAACGATACCAAGCGGCGTAAAGTCATTCAAGCTTTATGACAATGGCGGTGCCAACGGCAACTATTCCAACAACTGCAATGGAAAAATCACACTGACAGCCCCATCGGGATATGCTTTTGTAATCGAAGGAACGGTGAAGACATGGTATCATTGTGGAATACTCAATGTCTCTGATGAAAACGGGAGTGTTTTGAGTAATGTATATTCTACAGGATACGAGGGCCCAGACGTGACCATTCCACCAACAATGATTACAGGCCGCCAATTGACGTTTGAGTTTATCGGAGACAACCAAACGCTGACCACACGCGAAGGCGTTGACCTCACAGTGTCGCTTGTTGACGCCAGTCAGGAGTTTTCCGTGACAATCGCGGGCACGCCAAATGGCACAGTGAATCCATCGAAAACGAGTGCTAAGGCTGGAGAGGTGGTAACTCTGACCGCTGCTCCTAATAGCGGATATCTGATAAAAAGCGTTGCCGTGACCTACGATACAGACAAGAACATCAGCGTCAGTGGCGGCTGGTGGACGGGAAGTTTCTCGTTCACGATGCCTTATGCCAATGTGACCGTAACGCCCGTGGTGGAACAAGCCAATGCCGACGGAGGCCTCAATATCAGCGGTCTTACTTATGTTCCCCGAGATGGAGACAATCCAGGCTATTATGCTATTGACGGAGCCAATGCTCTCAATGCCCTTGCTTCTTACGTCAACGGCGGGGGCAGAACAGTAGATATGCTATTTAAGCAGACTGCTGACATCGATATGAGCGGTGTGAACTATACGGCAATCGGCAGCAGCAATTCATTTAACGGCACGTTCGACGGCGATGGATATGTAATCTTAAATCTCAGCCATTCAACTACGGGCTTCGGTGAGTCTGGCTTATTCGGAAATCTGGAAGGTACGATAAAAAATGTCAATCTGAAGGATTGTAGCTTCACTGGAACAAGAGCAGGCGGTATTGCAGGTAGTATGTCAAGTGGCAGTATTATTAACTGCGCTGTTATTGGCGGTACGGTCACGTGCGGTTACGGCGGACAAGCTGGTGGAATTGCGGGACATTTCTATTCAGGTACGATACAAGATTGTTTTACGACGGCCACTGTCAGCAAGGTTGGAGATAGTGCATATATGGGGCCAATTGCTGGAGGCAGTGACAATATCACGAATTGCTACTATACCAACGAGCCAGCAAACAAGTATTACACCAACGGCACGAAGGTCACCGTCTATAACATCACGCTCGCCGACGGCA
Proteins encoded in this region:
- a CDS encoding DUF6088 family protein, which produces MKEIAIFLTTGSGRKLKLGNRTVTLKLGAPKNFAFRGRLMPELVQALRSIGEHNITQDVEARIGQLFTENTTNRSTK
- a CDS encoding InlB B-repeat-containing protein; amino-acid sequence: MMISKILRDSFRRILPASFVSRSAIMLLATLLLTMTAQTARAADLTITTIDGWKNFARAVADGTDYSGMTVALGADLDFTSTTFNGDYSVGFNLGGGWGQDSKPFKGTFDGCGHTIKNATITDIKMIYNFNCLGAIFWINEGTIKNTHFENITVNGQGSYTAIVAKENKGTIEDCTISGRVNRHSGNYNNTGGVAYSNSGTIRNCVVNIINPTGGMITSAGSGAITNVYTTSDSQGWEQGTRIYKFVAVENGGVTSITPSTEAVGTFSGNKYYTAGTEVTFAVAVESGKTADPIFCNGTAVGRGAGGAYTYTVTAEDIKVQTKESLPTRSINIASVSGGTMSANPPSATAYQEITLTASPASGYLLNGVTASDGTNPVSISYQPWYKQVNTATFIMPNADVTVTPTFTAIANTNNEFSVNIPATGTETGTIPSGVKSFKLYDNGGANGNYSNNCNGKITLTAPSGYAFVIEGTVKTWYHCGILNVSDENGSVLSNVYSTGYEGPDVTIPPTMITGRQLTFEFIGDNQTLTTREGVDLTVSLVDASQEFSVTIAGTPNGTVNPSKTSAKAGEVVTLTAAPNSGYLIKSVAVTYDTDKNISVSGGWWTGSFSFTMPYANVTVTPVVEQANADGGLNISGLTYVPRDGDNPGYYAIDGANALNALASYVNGGGRTVDMLFKQTADIDMSGVNYTAIGSSNSFNGTFDGDGYVILNLSHSTTGFGESGLFGNLEGTIKNVNLKDCSFTGTRAGGIAGSMSSGSIINCAVIGGTVTCGYGGQAGGIAGHFYSGTIQDCFTTATVSKVGDSAYMGPIAGGSDNITNCYYTNEPANKYYTNGTKVTVYNITLADGIIMTGNIRTVGHTAANTYHFGRQDDNITFTSEAPTTGIKKFTTTAGTLAETSAAGTVSLTMPASDVTVSLSDVTPEIAAIDAQTYTGNAIEPTVTVSNMTADTDYTVSYSDNTNAGTATVTIAGKGFYFGTVIMTFTITKATPTITAPAAVTNLIYNGSEHALVSAGTTDFGTMTYSLDGTNYSTDIPTATKGGTYTVYYKVEGSDNWNAVDAQTVSVTIAPRTYTVTFDANGGEGTMEPMLLTYDGDWAALTANTFTRSGYGFSGWNTEADGSGTNYYDEEEVYNLTDEANGNVMLYAQWGWDIATFEIKGTLEAYDDGYGPYYPLSNNVEVWNGNTKLTFETDYTIELDPNIGTYDYVVGEQYQATVKGTGDWGGKKTFTFTFVALHHTIVFDANGGTGTMDDDTVANDDGNAGRYYLPACGFIAPLGKVFDHWVASCEPDAEKQPGDYFTAPYIWSEYDVQTITVTAYWRDALILLDDDSAQPEGSKNADIIDSASGDGKQYAVTLSGRTLFKDGSWNTLCLPFDVITASGILSGDGVQAMTLNTTTSNFADGTLTLNFDAATTIPAGTPFIIKWDESGTDIENPVFEGVTVSDAKHDATIEGVLTFTGTYAPVSIGSEGDNTKLYLGSGNTLYYPNAAMTIGTHRAYFQLADGITAGQPVSGSNAKQIRAFNLNFFDEQSGEAERGDDEATGIVSAEANWLSPSGRRAEPSSLFTLHSSLSEWYTLDGRKLDGQPTQRGIYIHGGKKVVVK